The sequence GCGACTCGCCGAAGGCCTCCCGGTCCTGGATGTAGGATTTCGCGATCTCCAGGGCGCGCTCGGCCATCCCGGAGTAGCGCATGCAGTGGGTCAGCCGGCCGCCGCCCAGCCGCAGTTGGGCCAGCCGGAACCCGCCGCCCTCCTCGCCGAGCAGCATGTCCTCGGGGAGCCGGACGTTGTGATACTTGACCTCGGCGTGGCCGCGCTCGATGTCGACGATGCCGTGGCCGCCGAGGTGGGGGATGTTGCGGACGATCTCGACGCCGTCAAGATCCGTCGGCACCAGAAAGAGCGAGGTGCCCTCGTAGGGGTGGGCGTCCATGTCCGTCCGGGCCATCACCAGCAGGACGTCGGCGTTGTAGCCGTCGGAGGTCCACCACTTGTGGCCATTCAGAACCCACTCGTCGCCGTCCTTCTCGGCGGTGGTCCGGAGCATCTTCGGGTCAGAGCCCGCTCCCTGGGTGGGCTCGGTCATCGAGAAGGCGGTGCGGATGTCACCCTGCACGAGCGGCCGGAGGTACTCCTCCTTCTGTTCCTCGGTGCCGGCGATCTCGAGGGTGTGCATGTTCCCCTCCTGGGGGGCGTTCGCGCGGATGGACAGCGCGCCCATCAGCGACCGGCCGACCTGCTCGAAGGAGGGCAGCATGTCCCGGAAGCCCAGCCCCTGCCCGCCGTACTCTTCGGGGACCTGGGGCGCGAACAGGTCTCGCTCCTTGGCCTGCTCCCAGAAGTCGTGGATCTCCGCCTCGGAGACGAGTTCCCCGGTCCGGAGCGCCTCCCGCTCGCGGGGGAGGACCTCGTCCTCCATGAACGCTTCAACTCTCGTCGCGACCTCTTTTGCTTTCTCGGAGTCGTGGTACTCCATACCTATTCCCACGAGTGCAACACTAAAACTATGGCGGAGACCGTCCGGCGTGCCGGTGGTTACCTTCGCGGCCGAGGGGTGCCACGAACCGACAGGAGATGGCCGTTGACTGTCGAAATTCAGTACTCGTCGGCCCGATTCCGGCGGATCCGACAGTTCCGCCGGACCGCGCTCCACCTGCGGTGACGCTCCGTCAGTGTCGACGCCCCCGGTCGCGGACGGCTCAGTGCGCGTCCTCGAGGACCCCCACCATGTCCTCGACGGTCAGCTCCAGCCCCTCAGGGAGGTTCACGATCAGCGGGTCGTCGACCACCGCGCGCGCGACATCCTCGAACTGGTCGGGCTCGGGCCCCTCGGTGTCCCGCAGCCGCGCGGGCAGCCCGAGTCCGTCGCGCACGTCGGCGACCGCCTCCACGACGGCCTCGGCGGGGTCTCCGGCGTCGCCGACACCGAACGCCTCCGCCAGCAGCTCCCGGCGACCCTCCACTTCCCCGAAGAGGTACCGCAGCGCGTGGGGCGCGACGACGGCGTGGGCCGCGCCCTGTTGGATGTCCGAGTAGGCAGTCAGCCCGTGGCCGAAGGCGTGGATCAGCCCGAGCGTGCCGCCGTCGGGCCGGGAGATGCCGTACTGAACCAGGAGGAGCCCCTCCAGAGAGGGCGCGGCGGTCTCGACGGTGACGCGCTCGCCCAGGTCCGGCAGCGCGTCGGTCAGCACGTCCAGCCCCCGCACGGCCGTCGCGTCCGTGAACGGCGTGGCGGCGCTTGTGTAGAGCGTCTCGACCCCCTTGTCGAAGCCGTTCATCGCCGAGGCCCTGAGGATCCCCGGGGGCGTGGTCGCGACCAGTTCGGGGTCGCCGACGACCGCGGCCGACATCAGCGCGGGGTCGGAGACGCCGCCGTCGACGGGTTCCGCGACCGGGCAGGTCGCGGGGTCGGCGTTGATCCCCGCGACCTGCGAGAGGTCCGCGCCCGCGAGCGTCGTGGGCACCGCCACCACGGGCGGTGCCTCGCCCTCGATGGCGATGGTACCGGTCTCCTCCATTTCGGTGCCGACGGCCGCCCGGTCGACTCCCTGGCTGTCCTTGCTGGCGATGGCCGCCGCGGCCTTCGAGACGTCGATGCTGCTGCCCCCGCCAAGCCCCACGAGCGCGTCCGCGCCCGTCTCCTCCATGGCCTCGACGACGTCGAGTGCGGTGCTGACAAGCTTGTCCGGCGTGGTCTCCGCGAGCACTCCCGCGAGCCGGTCGCCCAGCCCCTCGCGGACCGGGTCGATGACCTCGGGTGTGGTGCCGACCGTCTGCCCCGCCACCACCAGCGCCCGCTCGGCGCCGAGCGCCTCCAGTTCGTCGTCGAGGTCGCCCGCTGCGCCCTCGCCGTACCGGACCGCGCCGGGCTCGTAGGCGAAGCGGTAGTCGGTCATTTCGCCACCTCCGTCTCGACGGCCGGCAGGGCGGTCTCGATCGCCTCGCGCTCGTCTTCGAGCCACTCCGGAAGGGTCAGCCGCGAGCCCAGCTCCTCGACGTCCTCGTCAGCGGTGAAGCCCGGTCCCATGGTGGAGACCTCGAAGAGGACCCCACCGGGCTCGCGCGCGTAGATGGCGTGGAAGTACTTCCGGTCGATGGTCTCGGAGACGCGCAGTCCCTGATCTTTGAACGCCTCCCGGTAGGCTTCCTGTTCGTCGGTGTCCTCGGCCTTGAACGCGACGTGGTGGACCGTCCCGACACCCATCCGCCCGC comes from Salinirussus salinus and encodes:
- a CDS encoding acyl-CoA dehydrogenase family protein, with amino-acid sequence MEYHDSEKAKEVATRVEAFMEDEVLPREREALRTGELVSEAEIHDFWEQAKERDLFAPQVPEEYGGQGLGFRDMLPSFEQVGRSLMGALSIRANAPQEGNMHTLEIAGTEEQKEEYLRPLVQGDIRTAFSMTEPTQGAGSDPKMLRTTAEKDGDEWVLNGHKWWTSDGYNADVLLVMARTDMDAHPYEGTSLFLVPTDLDGVEIVRNIPHLGGHGIVDIERGHAEVKYHNVRLPEDMLLGEEGGGFRLAQLRLGGGRLTHCMRYSGMAERALEIAKSYIQDREAFGESLSDKQALRHRIADAETDLHAARSMVRHAARELDNSDARIEVAMSKTFTANVTNEIMDLAVQCLGGHGISKDLPVAHFYESVRPFRIVDGADEVHRRTIARNAFEDVYDEDLENVVRFDDELDKTE
- a CDS encoding iron-containing alcohol dehydrogenase family protein, giving the protein MTDYRFAYEPGAVRYGEGAAGDLDDELEALGAERALVVAGQTVGTTPEVIDPVREGLGDRLAGVLAETTPDKLVSTALDVVEAMEETGADALVGLGGGSSIDVSKAAAAIASKDSQGVDRAAVGTEMEETGTIAIEGEAPPVVAVPTTLAGADLSQVAGINADPATCPVAEPVDGGVSDPALMSAAVVGDPELVATTPPGILRASAMNGFDKGVETLYTSAATPFTDATAVRGLDVLTDALPDLGERVTVETAAPSLEGLLLVQYGISRPDGGTLGLIHAFGHGLTAYSDIQQGAAHAVVAPHALRYLFGEVEGRRELLAEAFGVGDAGDPAEAVVEAVADVRDGLGLPARLRDTEGPEPDQFEDVARAVVDDPLIVNLPEGLELTVEDMVGVLEDAH